In Rattus norvegicus strain BN/NHsdMcwi chromosome 3, GRCr8, whole genome shotgun sequence, a genomic segment contains:
- the Nr4a2 gene encoding nuclear receptor subfamily 4 group A member 2 isoform X2, whose protein sequence is MDNYSTGYDVKPPCLYQMPLSGQQSSIKVEDIQMHNYQQHSHLPPQSEEMMPHSGSVYYKPSSPPTPSTPGFQVQHSPMWDDPGSLHNFHQNYVATTHMIEQRKTPVSRLSLFSFKQSPPGTPVSSCQMRFDGPLHVPMNPEPAGSHHVVDGQTFAVPNPIRKPASMGFPGLQIGHASQLLDTQVPSPPSRGSPSNEGLCAVCGDNAACQHYGVRTCEGCKGFFKRTVQKNAKYVCLANKNCPVDKRRRNRCQYCRFQKCLAVGMVKEVVRTDSLKGRRGRLPSKPKSPQDPSPPSPPVSLISALVRAHVDSNPAMTSLDYSRFQANPDYQMSGDDTQHIQQFYDLLTGSMEIIRGWAEKIPGFADLPKADQDLLFESAFLELFVLRLAYRSNPVEGKLIFCNGVVLHRLQCVRGFGEWIDSIVEFSSNLQNMNIDISAFSCIAALAMVTERHGLKEPKRVEELQNKIVNCLKDHVTFNNGGLNRPNYLSKLLGKLPELRTLCTQGLQRIFYLKLEDLVPPPAIIDKLFLDTLPF, encoded by the exons ATGGACAACTACAGCACAGGCTACGACGTCAAGCCACCTTGCTTGTACCAAATGCCCCTGTCCGGACAGCAGTCCTCCATTAAGGTAGAAGACATTCAGATGCACAACTACCAGCAACACAGCCACCTGCCCCCTCAGTCCGAGGAGATGATGCCACACAGCGGGTCGGTTTACTACAAGCCCTCTTCGCCCCCGACACCCAGCACCCCGGGCTTCCAGGTGCAGCATAGCCCGATGTGGGACGATCCGGGCTCCCTTCACAACTTCCACCAGAACTACGTGGCCACTACGCATATGATCGAGCAGAGGAAGACACCTGTCTCCCGCCTTTCACTCTTCTCCTTTAAGCAGTCGCCCCCGGGCACTCCTGTGTCTAGCTGCCAGATGCGCTTTGACGGGCCTCTGCACGTCCCCATGAACCCGGAGCCCGCGGGCAGCCACCACGTAGTGGATGGGCAGACCTTCGCCGTGCCCAATCCCATTCGCAAGCCGGCATCCATGGGCTTCCCGGGCCTGCAGATCGGCCACGCGTCGCAGTTGCTTGACACGCAGGTGCCCTCGCCGCCGTCCCGGGGCTCTCCCTCCAATGAGGGTCTGTGCGCTGTTTGCGGTGACAACGCGGCCTGTCAGCATTACGGTGTTCGCACTTGTGAGGGCTGCAAAGGTTTCTTTAAG CGCACGGTGCAAAAAAACGCGAAATATGTGTGTTTAGCAAATAAAAATTGCCCAGTGGATAAGCGCCGCCGAAATCGTTGTCAGTACTGTCGGTTTCAGAAGTGCCTGGCTGTTGGGATGGTTAAAGAAG TGGTTCGCACGGACAGTTTAAAAGGCCGGAGAGGTCGTCTACCCTCAAAACCGAAGAGCCCACAGgatccctctcccccctcaccTCCGGTGAGTCTGATCAGTGCCCTCGTCAGAGCCCACGTCGACTCCAATCCGGCAATGACCAGCCTGGACTATTCCAGG TTCCAGGCAAACCCTGACTATCAGATGAGTGGAGATGATACTCAACATATCCAGCAGTTCTACGATCTCCTGACTGGCTCTATGGAGATCATCAGAGGGTGGGCAGAGAAGATTCCTGGCTTTGCTGACCTGCCCAAAGCCGATCAGGACCTGCTTTTTGAATCAGCTTTCTTAGAATTATTTGTTCTACGCTTAGCATACAG GTCCAACCCAGTGGAGGGTAAACTCATCTTTTGCAATGGGGTGGTCTTGCACAGGTTGCAATGCGTGCGTGGCTTTGGGGAATGGATTGATTCCATTGTTGAATTCTCCTCCAACTTGCAGAATATGAACATCGACATTTCTGCCTTCTCCTGCATTGCTGCCCTGGCTATGGTCACAG AGAGACACGGGCTCAAGGAACCCAAGAGAGTGGAAGAGCTACAAAACAAAATTGTAAATTGTCTTAAAGACCATGTGACTTTCAATAATGGGGGATTGAACCGACCCAACTACCTGTCCAAACTGTTGGGGAAGCTCCCAGAACTTCGCACCCTTTGCACACAGGGGCTCCAGCGCATTTTCTACCTGAAATTGGAAGACTTGGTACCACCACCAGCAATAATTGACAAACTTTTCCTGGACACCTTACCTTTCTAA
- the Nr4a2 gene encoding nuclear receptor subfamily 4 group A member 2 produces the protein MPCVQAQYGSSPQGASPASQSYSYHSSGEYSSDFLTPEFVKFSMDLTNTEITATTSLPSFSTFMDNYSTGYDVKPPCLYQMPLSGQQSSIKVEDIQMHNYQQHSHLPPQSEEMMPHSGSVYYKPSSPPTPSTPGFQVQHSPMWDDPGSLHNFHQNYVATTHMIEQRKTPVSRLSLFSFKQSPPGTPVSSCQMRFDGPLHVPMNPEPAGSHHVVDGQTFAVPNPIRKPASMGFPGLQIGHASQLLDTQVPSPPSRGSPSNEGLCAVCGDNAACQHYGVRTCEGCKGFFKRTVQKNAKYVCLANKNCPVDKRRRNRCQYCRFQKCLAVGMVKEVVRTDSLKGRRGRLPSKPKSPQDPSPPSPPVSLISALVRAHVDSNPAMTSLDYSRFQANPDYQMSGDDTQHIQQFYDLLTGSMEIIRGWAEKIPGFADLPKADQDLLFESAFLELFVLRLAYRSNPVEGKLIFCNGVVLHRLQCVRGFGEWIDSIVEFSSNLQNMNIDISAFSCIAALAMVTERHGLKEPKRVEELQNKIVNCLKDHVTFNNGGLNRPNYLSKLLGKLPELRTLCTQGLQRIFYLKLEDLVPPPAIIDKLFLDTLPF, from the exons ATGCCTTGTGTTCAGGCGCAGTATGGGTCCTCGCCTCAAGGAGCCAGCCCCGCTTCTCAGAGCTACAGTTACCACTCTTCGGGAGAATACAGCTCCGATTTCTTAACTCCAGAGTTTGTCAAGTTTAGCATGGACCTCACCAACACTGAAATTACTGCCACCACTTCTCTCCCCAGCTTCAGTACCTTTATGGACAACTACAGCACAGGCTACGACGTCAAGCCACCTTGCTTGTACCAAATGCCCCTGTCCGGACAGCAGTCCTCCATTAAGGTAGAAGACATTCAGATGCACAACTACCAGCAACACAGCCACCTGCCCCCTCAGTCCGAGGAGATGATGCCACACAGCGGGTCGGTTTACTACAAGCCCTCTTCGCCCCCGACACCCAGCACCCCGGGCTTCCAGGTGCAGCATAGCCCGATGTGGGACGATCCGGGCTCCCTTCACAACTTCCACCAGAACTACGTGGCCACTACGCATATGATCGAGCAGAGGAAGACACCTGTCTCCCGCCTTTCACTCTTCTCCTTTAAGCAGTCGCCCCCGGGCACTCCTGTGTCTAGCTGCCAGATGCGCTTTGACGGGCCTCTGCACGTCCCCATGAACCCGGAGCCCGCGGGCAGCCACCACGTAGTGGATGGGCAGACCTTCGCCGTGCCCAATCCCATTCGCAAGCCGGCATCCATGGGCTTCCCGGGCCTGCAGATCGGCCACGCGTCGCAGTTGCTTGACACGCAGGTGCCCTCGCCGCCGTCCCGGGGCTCTCCCTCCAATGAGGGTCTGTGCGCTGTTTGCGGTGACAACGCGGCCTGTCAGCATTACGGTGTTCGCACTTGTGAGGGCTGCAAAGGTTTCTTTAAG CGCACGGTGCAAAAAAACGCGAAATATGTGTGTTTAGCAAATAAAAATTGCCCAGTGGATAAGCGCCGCCGAAATCGTTGTCAGTACTGTCGGTTTCAGAAGTGCCTGGCTGTTGGGATGGTTAAAGAAG TGGTTCGCACGGACAGTTTAAAAGGCCGGAGAGGTCGTCTACCCTCAAAACCGAAGAGCCCACAGgatccctctcccccctcaccTCCGGTGAGTCTGATCAGTGCCCTCGTCAGAGCCCACGTCGACTCCAATCCGGCAATGACCAGCCTGGACTATTCCAGG TTCCAGGCAAACCCTGACTATCAGATGAGTGGAGATGATACTCAACATATCCAGCAGTTCTACGATCTCCTGACTGGCTCTATGGAGATCATCAGAGGGTGGGCAGAGAAGATTCCTGGCTTTGCTGACCTGCCCAAAGCCGATCAGGACCTGCTTTTTGAATCAGCTTTCTTAGAATTATTTGTTCTACGCTTAGCATACAG GTCCAACCCAGTGGAGGGTAAACTCATCTTTTGCAATGGGGTGGTCTTGCACAGGTTGCAATGCGTGCGTGGCTTTGGGGAATGGATTGATTCCATTGTTGAATTCTCCTCCAACTTGCAGAATATGAACATCGACATTTCTGCCTTCTCCTGCATTGCTGCCCTGGCTATGGTCACAG AGAGACACGGGCTCAAGGAACCCAAGAGAGTGGAAGAGCTACAAAACAAAATTGTAAATTGTCTTAAAGACCATGTGACTTTCAATAATGGGGGATTGAACCGACCCAACTACCTGTCCAAACTGTTGGGGAAGCTCCCAGAACTTCGCACCCTTTGCACACAGGGGCTCCAGCGCATTTTCTACCTGAAATTGGAAGACTTGGTACCACCACCAGCAATAATTGACAAACTTTTCCTGGACACCTTACCTTTCTAA
- the Nr4a2 gene encoding nuclear receptor subfamily 4 group A member 2 isoform X4: MDNYSTGYDVKPPCLYQMPLSGQQSSIKVEDIQMHNYQQHSHLPPQSEEMMPHSGSVYYKPSSPPTPSTPGFQVQHSPMWDDPGSLHNFHQNYVATTHMIEQRKTPVSRLSLFSFKQSPPGTPVSSCQMRFDGPLHVPMNPEPAGSHHVVDGQTFAVPNPIRKPASMGFPGLQIGHASQLLDTQVPSPPSRGSPSNEGLCAVCGDNAACQHYGVRTCEGCKGFFKRTVQKNAKYVCLANKNCPVDKRRRNRCQYCRFQKCLAVGMVKEVVRTDSLKGRRGRLPSKPKSPQDPSPPSPPVSLISALVRAHVDSNPAMTSLDYSRFQANPDYQMSGDDTQHIQQFYDLLTGSMEIIRGWAEKIPGFADLPKADQDLLFESAFLELFVLRLAYRI; the protein is encoded by the exons ATGGACAACTACAGCACAGGCTACGACGTCAAGCCACCTTGCTTGTACCAAATGCCCCTGTCCGGACAGCAGTCCTCCATTAAGGTAGAAGACATTCAGATGCACAACTACCAGCAACACAGCCACCTGCCCCCTCAGTCCGAGGAGATGATGCCACACAGCGGGTCGGTTTACTACAAGCCCTCTTCGCCCCCGACACCCAGCACCCCGGGCTTCCAGGTGCAGCATAGCCCGATGTGGGACGATCCGGGCTCCCTTCACAACTTCCACCAGAACTACGTGGCCACTACGCATATGATCGAGCAGAGGAAGACACCTGTCTCCCGCCTTTCACTCTTCTCCTTTAAGCAGTCGCCCCCGGGCACTCCTGTGTCTAGCTGCCAGATGCGCTTTGACGGGCCTCTGCACGTCCCCATGAACCCGGAGCCCGCGGGCAGCCACCACGTAGTGGATGGGCAGACCTTCGCCGTGCCCAATCCCATTCGCAAGCCGGCATCCATGGGCTTCCCGGGCCTGCAGATCGGCCACGCGTCGCAGTTGCTTGACACGCAGGTGCCCTCGCCGCCGTCCCGGGGCTCTCCCTCCAATGAGGGTCTGTGCGCTGTTTGCGGTGACAACGCGGCCTGTCAGCATTACGGTGTTCGCACTTGTGAGGGCTGCAAAGGTTTCTTTAAG CGCACGGTGCAAAAAAACGCGAAATATGTGTGTTTAGCAAATAAAAATTGCCCAGTGGATAAGCGCCGCCGAAATCGTTGTCAGTACTGTCGGTTTCAGAAGTGCCTGGCTGTTGGGATGGTTAAAGAAG TGGTTCGCACGGACAGTTTAAAAGGCCGGAGAGGTCGTCTACCCTCAAAACCGAAGAGCCCACAGgatccctctcccccctcaccTCCGGTGAGTCTGATCAGTGCCCTCGTCAGAGCCCACGTCGACTCCAATCCGGCAATGACCAGCCTGGACTATTCCAGG TTCCAGGCAAACCCTGACTATCAGATGAGTGGAGATGATACTCAACATATCCAGCAGTTCTACGATCTCCTGACTGGCTCTATGGAGATCATCAGAGGGTGGGCAGAGAAGATTCCTGGCTTTGCTGACCTGCCCAAAGCCGATCAGGACCTGCTTTTTGAATCAGCTTTCTTAGAATTATTTGTTCTACGCTTAGCATACAG AATATGA
- the Nr4a2 gene encoding nuclear receptor subfamily 4 group A member 2 isoform X3 encodes MPCVQAQYGSSPQGASPASQSYSYHSSGEYSSDFLTPEFVKFSMDLTNTEITATTSLPSFSTFMDNYSTGYDVKPPCLYQMPLSGQQSSIKVEDIQMHNYQQHSHLPPQSEEMMPHSGSVYYKPSSPPTPSTPGFQVQHSPMWDDPGSLHNFHQNYVATTHMIEQRKTPVSRLSLFSFKQSPPGTPVSSCQMRFDGPLHVPMNPEPAGSHHVVDGQTFAVPNPIRKPASMGFPGLQIGHASQLLDTQVPSPPSRGSPSNEGLCAVCGDNAACQHYGVRTCEGCKGFFKRTVQKNAKYVCLANKNCPVDKRRRNRCQYCRFQKCLAVGMVKEVVRTDSLKGRRGRLPSKPKSPQDPSPPSPPVSLISALVRAHVDSNPAMTSLDYSRFQANPDYQMSGDDTQHIQQFYDLLTGSMEIIRGWAEKIPGFADLPKADQDLLFESAFLELFVLRLAYRI; translated from the exons ATGCCTTGTGTTCAGGCGCAGTATGGGTCCTCGCCTCAAGGAGCCAGCCCCGCTTCTCAGAGCTACAGTTACCACTCTTCGGGAGAATACAGCTCCGATTTCTTAACTCCAGAGTTTGTCAAGTTTAGCATGGACCTCACCAACACTGAAATTACTGCCACCACTTCTCTCCCCAGCTTCAGTACCTTTATGGACAACTACAGCACAGGCTACGACGTCAAGCCACCTTGCTTGTACCAAATGCCCCTGTCCGGACAGCAGTCCTCCATTAAGGTAGAAGACATTCAGATGCACAACTACCAGCAACACAGCCACCTGCCCCCTCAGTCCGAGGAGATGATGCCACACAGCGGGTCGGTTTACTACAAGCCCTCTTCGCCCCCGACACCCAGCACCCCGGGCTTCCAGGTGCAGCATAGCCCGATGTGGGACGATCCGGGCTCCCTTCACAACTTCCACCAGAACTACGTGGCCACTACGCATATGATCGAGCAGAGGAAGACACCTGTCTCCCGCCTTTCACTCTTCTCCTTTAAGCAGTCGCCCCCGGGCACTCCTGTGTCTAGCTGCCAGATGCGCTTTGACGGGCCTCTGCACGTCCCCATGAACCCGGAGCCCGCGGGCAGCCACCACGTAGTGGATGGGCAGACCTTCGCCGTGCCCAATCCCATTCGCAAGCCGGCATCCATGGGCTTCCCGGGCCTGCAGATCGGCCACGCGTCGCAGTTGCTTGACACGCAGGTGCCCTCGCCGCCGTCCCGGGGCTCTCCCTCCAATGAGGGTCTGTGCGCTGTTTGCGGTGACAACGCGGCCTGTCAGCATTACGGTGTTCGCACTTGTGAGGGCTGCAAAGGTTTCTTTAAG CGCACGGTGCAAAAAAACGCGAAATATGTGTGTTTAGCAAATAAAAATTGCCCAGTGGATAAGCGCCGCCGAAATCGTTGTCAGTACTGTCGGTTTCAGAAGTGCCTGGCTGTTGGGATGGTTAAAGAAG TGGTTCGCACGGACAGTTTAAAAGGCCGGAGAGGTCGTCTACCCTCAAAACCGAAGAGCCCACAGgatccctctcccccctcaccTCCGGTGAGTCTGATCAGTGCCCTCGTCAGAGCCCACGTCGACTCCAATCCGGCAATGACCAGCCTGGACTATTCCAGG TTCCAGGCAAACCCTGACTATCAGATGAGTGGAGATGATACTCAACATATCCAGCAGTTCTACGATCTCCTGACTGGCTCTATGGAGATCATCAGAGGGTGGGCAGAGAAGATTCCTGGCTTTGCTGACCTGCCCAAAGCCGATCAGGACCTGCTTTTTGAATCAGCTTTCTTAGAATTATTTGTTCTACGCTTAGCATACAG AATATGA